One part of the Rutidosis leptorrhynchoides isolate AG116_Rl617_1_P2 chromosome 1, CSIRO_AGI_Rlap_v1, whole genome shotgun sequence genome encodes these proteins:
- the LOC139885571 gene encoding subtilisin-like protease SBT2.6 — protein sequence MMKTAESVFKVMILLGVLVIAKSEVYIVTLEGEPVISYTGGINGFEATAVESDETLDVTSDSVISYSQHLEERHDTLLETLFDDGNYKKLYSYKHLINGFAVHISPEQAEMLRRAPGVKSVDRDWKVKKLTTHTPQFLGLPTGVWPTGGGFDRAGEEIVIGFVDSGIYPNHPSFQNQITEPYGPLPKYRGKCEADPDTKKSFCNGKIVGAQHFAAAATAAGAFNPSVDFASPLDGDGHGSHTAAIAAGNNGIPVQVQGYDFGKASGMAPRARIAVYKALYRMFGGFVADVVAAIDQAVYDGVDILNLSVGPNSPPATTKTTFLNPFDATLLSAVKAGIFVAQASGNGGPMPKSIVSYSPWIASVAAAVDDRRYKNHLTLGNGKILAGIGLSPATSPKQKFTLVAANDVMLDSSTTKSSPSDCQRPEVLNGNLVKGNILLCGYSFNFESGSASIKKVSETAKSLGAIGFVLAVENASPGTKYQPVPVSVPGILITDASNSEVLIDYYNISTSRDWTGRVKSFKATGSIGDGLQPILHKSAPMVALFSARGPNIKDYKFEDADLLKPDILAPGSLIWASWSPNGTDEANYQGESFAMISGTSMAAPHIAGIAALIKQKHPHWSPAAIKSALMTTSTTLDRGARPILAQQNSGSDTMTFVQATPFDYGSGHVNPRAALDPGLVFDAGYEDYLGFLCTTPGIDSHEIGNYTHRPCNYTLGHPYNLNSPSIAVSHLVGTQTVTRTVTNVDEEETYTITARMAPAIAIETSPSAITIGPGASQKFTVTLTVRSTTDAYSFGEVLLKGNRGHKVRLPVVAMGYDR from the exons ATGATGAAGACCGCTGAGTCCGTTTTTAAAGTTATGATCTTACTTGGTGTATTAGTAATTGCGAAATCAGAGGTTTATATTGTAACATTAGAAGGAGAGCCAGTTATAAGTTACACAGGTGGTATTAATGGTTTTGAAGCTACTGCTGTTGAATCTGATGAAACACTTGATGTCACTAG TGATTCGGTTATATCATATTCGCAACACCTCGAAGAACGACACGATACACTTCTTGAAACGTTATTCGATGATGGAAATTACAAAAAGCTTTACAGCTACAAGCATCTTATCAACGGTTTTGCTGTTCATATTTCTCCAGAACAG GCAGAGATGCTTAGGCGGGCCCCAGGTGTGAAATCGGTTGATAGAGACTGGAAGGTGAAGAAACTGACTACACACACTCCGCAATTTTTGGGGCTTCCGACCGGAGTTTGGCCTACGGGAGGCGGGTTTGACCGGGCCGGAGAGGAGATTGTGATCGGGTTTGTGGATTCGGGTATTTACCCGAACCATCCAAGTTTCCAAAATCAAATTACTGAACCGTATGGTCCTCTTCCTAAATATAGAGGGAAATGTGAAGCTGATCCCGATACAAAAAAGAGTTTTTGCAATGGAAAGATTGTTGGTGCCCAGCATTTTGCAGCGGCGGCAACTGCAGCTGGTGCGTTTAATCCTTCGGTTGACTTTGCTTCTCCTCTTGATGGTGATGGACATGGAAG TCATACTGCGGCAATAGCAGCGGGAAACAACGGGATCCCGGTGCAAGTACAAGGATATGACTTTGGAAAAGCAAGCGGCATGGCTCCTCGTGCTAG GATTGCTGTTTACAAGGCACTTTACCGGATGTTTGGTGGATTTGTTGCTGATGTCGTTGCAGCCATCGATCAG GCGGTTTATGATGGCGTTGACATTTTGAATCTCTCAGTAGGGCCTAACAGTCCACCTGCAACCACCAAGACCACGTTTTTAAACCCTTTTGATGCCACACTTCTCTCAGCAGTCAAAGCTGGAATTTTTGTCGCACAAGCATCCGGAAACGGTGGCCCGATGCCCAAAAGCATAGTGTCTTACAGTCCATGGATCGCATCGGTAGCTGCTGCTGTTGATGACCGTAGATACAAAAACCATTTGACTCTAGGAAATGGAAAGATCCTTGCTGGAATAGGTTTATCAC CTGCTACGAGTCCAAAACAAAAGTTCACCCTGGTTGCAGCTAACGACGTCATGTTGGATTCGTCAACTACGAAGTCTAGTCCGTCAGACTGCCAACGGCCCGAAGTTCTAAACGGGAATTTGGTCAAAGGGAACATCCTTTTGTGCGGTTATTCTTTCAATTTTGAAAGTGGTTCTGCATCGATTAAAAAGGTTTCTGAAACTGCCAAAAGCCTCGGTGCAATCGGTTTTGTTCTTGCAGTTGAAAACGCTTCTCCTGGAACAAAATATCAACCTGTACCTGTTTCCGTTCCCGGGATTCTCATCACTGATGCTAGCAACTCCGAG GTTCTTATAGACTATTACAATATCTCTACTTCACGCGATTGGACTGGACGTGTTAAGAGTTTCAAGGCAACAGGAAGCATTGGTGACGGTTTGCAGCCGATACTTCACAAGTCAGCACCAATGGTAGCATTATTTTCTGCTCGAGGCCCGAATATAAAAGATTATAAATTTGAAGATGCAGATCTTCTTAAACCTGATATTCTAGCACCCGGTTCTTTAATTTGGGCTTCTTGGTCTCCCAACGGAACCGATGAAGCTAATTACCAAG GCGAAAGCTTTGCTATGATCTCTGGAACTAGCATGGCTGCACCACATATAGCCGGGATCGCAGCTCTTATAAAGCAAAAACATCCTCATTGGAGTCCTGCAGCCATCAAATCGGCCTTGATGACGACTTCGACTACACTTGACCGAGGTGCGAGACCGATTTTAGCCCAACAAAATTCAGGTTCTGATACGATGACTTTTGTCCAGGCGACACCTTTCGATTATGGGAGTGGTCACGTTAATCCCCGAGCCGCCCTAGATCCTGGCCTCGTGTTTGATGCAG GTTATGAGGACTATCTTGGATTCTTGTGCACGACACCCGGGATCGATTCTCACGAGATCGGAAACTACACACACCGACCATGCAACTACACACTAGGCCATCCGTACAATCTAAATTCTCCATCTATCGCAGTTTCCCATCTTGTTGGAACCCAAACTGTCACGCGAACTGTCACAAATGTCGATGAAGAAGAGACCTACACCATCACTGCTAGAATGGCACCAGCCATAGCCATTGAAACAAGCCCTTCCGCAATAACAATAGGACCAGGTGCCTCGCAAAAGTTCACTGTGACCCTCACAGTTCGATCAACCACTGACGCCTACAGCTTTGGTGAGGTTTTATTGAAAGGAAACAGAGGACACAAGGTCAGGTTACCGGTCGTAGCGATGGGTTATGATCGTTAA